In Rhinolophus sinicus isolate RSC01 chromosome X, ASM3656204v1, whole genome shotgun sequence, a single genomic region encodes these proteins:
- the ZRSR2 gene encoding U2 small nuclear ribonucleoprotein auxiliary factor 35 kDa subunit-related protein 2 isoform X1: protein MAAPETLVLPEKPSHRKYRAALKKEKRKKRRQELARLRDSGLSQKEEEEESFIEHHQLEEEKLLEIERQKLHEEWLLREQKAQEEFRIKKEKEEAARKRQEEQERKLKEEWEEQQRKEKEEEEQKLQEKREREEAVQKMLERAENELENGTTWQNPEPPTDLRIVEKDRANCPFYSKTGACRFGDRCSRKHNFPTSSPTLLIRSMFTTFGMEQCRRDDYDPDASLEYSEEETYQQFLDFYEDVLPEFRNVGKVIQFKVSCNLEPHLRGNVYVQYQSEEECQAALSLFNGRWYAGRQLQCEFCPVTRWKMAICGLFEIQQCPRGKHCNFLHVFRNPNNEFWEANRDIYLSPDRTGSSGKNSDRRERMGHRDEYYSRPRRRRSPSPAHSYKRNGETERKRRSSHRGKKSHKHTSKSGERHSSRSRGRKRDRSRGRGRRSHSRSRSRSRSRSRSRSRSPSRSRSRGGRRSGSRDRTILSPKRK, encoded by the exons ATGGCGGCGCCCGAGACGTTGGTGCTTCCGGAGAAACCTAG CCACAGAAAGTATAGGGCCGCCCTGAAGAAGGAGAAACGAAAGAAACGTCGGCAGGAACTCGCTCGATTGAGAGACTCAG GGCTCtcacagaaggaggaggaggaagaatctTTTATTGAACACCACCAACTAGAAGAAGAGAAGCTATTGGAGATAGAGAG GCAAAAATTACATGAGGAATGGTTGCTACGGGAGCAGAAGGCACAAGAAGAATtcagaataaagaaggaaaaggaagaggcagCTAGAAAACGGCAGGAAGAACAAGAG AGGAAGTTAAAGGAAGAATGGGAAGAacagcagagaaaagagaaagaagaagaggagcAGAAGCtacaggagaagagagagcgagAG GAAGCTGTGCAGAAGATGCTGGAGCGGGCTGAAAATGAG CTGGAAAATGGTACCACATGGCAAAACCCAGAACCGCCCACCGACTTAAGAATAGTGGAGAAAGATCGAGCTAATTGCCCATTCTACAGCAAAACAGGAGCTTGCAGATTTGGAGATAG GTGTTCACGTAAACACAATTTCCCGACATCAAGTCCCACCCTTCTTATTCGAAGTATGTTCACCACGTTTGGAATGGAGCAGTGCCGAAGGGACGACTATGACCCCGACGCCAGCCTGGAGTACAGCGAAGAGGAGACCTACCAGCAGTTCCTGGACTTCTATGAGGATGTGCTCCCGGAGTTCAGAAACGTGGGGAAGGTGATCCAGTTCAAG GTCAGCTGCAATTTGGAACCTCATCTGAGGGGCAATGTGTATGTTCAATATCAATC GGAAGAAGAATGCCAAGCGGCCCTTTCTCTGTTTAACGGACGATGGTATGCAGGACGACAGCTTCAGTGTGAATTCTGCCCAGTGACCCGGTGGAAAATGGCAATCTGTG GTTTATTTGAAATACAACAGTGTCCAAGAGGAAAGCACTGCAACTTTCTTCATGTGTTCAGAAATCCCAACAATGAGTTTTGGGAGGCTAACAGGGACATCTACCTGTCTCCAGATCGGACTGGCTCCTCTGGGAAGAACTCCGACAGGAGAGAGAGGATGGGCCACCGTGACGAATACTATAGCAggcccaggaggaggagaagcccGAGTCCCGCCCACTCCTACAAAAggaatggggaaactgagagaaaaaggagaagtagCCACAGGGGGAAGAAATCTCACAAACACACATCCAAAAGTGGGGAAAGGCACAGTTCAcgaagcagaggaagaaaaagggacCGCAGCAGGGGCCGGGGCCGCCGCAGCCACAGCCGCAGCCGCAGCCGCAGCCGCAGCCGCAGCCGCAGCCGCAGCCGCAGCCCCTCTAGGTCCAGGAGTCGCGGCGGGAGGAGGTCGGGTAGTAGAGACCGAACTATTCTGAGTCCCAAACGCAAATAA
- the ZRSR2 gene encoding U2 small nuclear ribonucleoprotein auxiliary factor 35 kDa subunit-related protein 2 isoform X2: protein MGRTAEKRERRRGAEATGEERARGDACHRRINALRILSEAVQKMLERAENELENGTTWQNPEPPTDLRIVEKDRANCPFYSKTGACRFGDRCSRKHNFPTSSPTLLIRSMFTTFGMEQCRRDDYDPDASLEYSEEETYQQFLDFYEDVLPEFRNVGKVIQFKVSCNLEPHLRGNVYVQYQSEEECQAALSLFNGRWYAGRQLQCEFCPVTRWKMAICGLFEIQQCPRGKHCNFLHVFRNPNNEFWEANRDIYLSPDRTGSSGKNSDRRERMGHRDEYYSRPRRRRSPSPAHSYKRNGETERKRRSSHRGKKSHKHTSKSGERHSSRSRGRKRDRSRGRGRRSHSRSRSRSRSRSRSRSRSPSRSRSRGGRRSGSRDRTILSPKRK from the exons ATGGGAAGAacagcagagaaaagagaaagaagaagaggagcAGAAGCtacaggagaagagagagcgagAGGTGATGCCTGTCACAGGAGGATAAACGCACTGCGTATCCTCTCA GAAGCTGTGCAGAAGATGCTGGAGCGGGCTGAAAATGAG CTGGAAAATGGTACCACATGGCAAAACCCAGAACCGCCCACCGACTTAAGAATAGTGGAGAAAGATCGAGCTAATTGCCCATTCTACAGCAAAACAGGAGCTTGCAGATTTGGAGATAG GTGTTCACGTAAACACAATTTCCCGACATCAAGTCCCACCCTTCTTATTCGAAGTATGTTCACCACGTTTGGAATGGAGCAGTGCCGAAGGGACGACTATGACCCCGACGCCAGCCTGGAGTACAGCGAAGAGGAGACCTACCAGCAGTTCCTGGACTTCTATGAGGATGTGCTCCCGGAGTTCAGAAACGTGGGGAAGGTGATCCAGTTCAAG GTCAGCTGCAATTTGGAACCTCATCTGAGGGGCAATGTGTATGTTCAATATCAATC GGAAGAAGAATGCCAAGCGGCCCTTTCTCTGTTTAACGGACGATGGTATGCAGGACGACAGCTTCAGTGTGAATTCTGCCCAGTGACCCGGTGGAAAATGGCAATCTGTG GTTTATTTGAAATACAACAGTGTCCAAGAGGAAAGCACTGCAACTTTCTTCATGTGTTCAGAAATCCCAACAATGAGTTTTGGGAGGCTAACAGGGACATCTACCTGTCTCCAGATCGGACTGGCTCCTCTGGGAAGAACTCCGACAGGAGAGAGAGGATGGGCCACCGTGACGAATACTATAGCAggcccaggaggaggagaagcccGAGTCCCGCCCACTCCTACAAAAggaatggggaaactgagagaaaaaggagaagtagCCACAGGGGGAAGAAATCTCACAAACACACATCCAAAAGTGGGGAAAGGCACAGTTCAcgaagcagaggaagaaaaagggacCGCAGCAGGGGCCGGGGCCGCCGCAGCCACAGCCGCAGCCGCAGCCGCAGCCGCAGCCGCAGCCGCAGCCGCAGCCGCAGCCCCTCTAGGTCCAGGAGTCGCGGCGGGAGGAGGTCGGGTAGTAGAGACCGAACTATTCTGAGTCCCAAACGCAAATAA